From the Polaribacter tangerinus genome, the window GTAATTCGTCTTTATATTTTCCATTAGATAAAATCCAGTCTTTTTTTACTCCTATTTTTTCAAATTTAAACTTATTAAATAAAGAAAAGCTTTTATCATTATCAATGGTAATATTTGCATATAACTGATGCAAATTTAAGTGTTTAAAACAATAATTTATAATCATGCTTAACGCATCTGAGGCAAAACCTTTATTTTGATATTCTGGGTGAATTAAAATACCAATACCGGCCCTTTTATGTTGTGGATCAAAATCAAATAAATCGATCATTCCAATGCTATTTTTCGACTTTTTCTCTTCAATTAATAATCGTAGTTGTTTGGTTTCATAAATATCTAAATGTGCATTTTCTATGTATTGCTTTAATATGTATTTAGAAAAAGGTGTTTGAGTATGGCTAATTTCCCAAAACAATTCGTTGTTTTCAATTTCAAACAAAAACTCTAAATCTTCTGGCTCTAAAGCCCTAAGGATTGTTTTATTAGTTGATAACAGCATAAAATAATAGTTTTTTTATGTAGAATTATAGTTCAATTAAACCAGAAAAAACAAATGTTGCAGGTCCTGTTAAAAATATATTAGAATACAAACCATTATTTTCGCTAAAAGAAACCTCTAGCTTACCGCCTTGTACAGGTAATGAAATTTTATTTTCTGAGGTTTTGTTCGTTTTATGCATCGCAATAGCAACAGCAGTTACACCTGTTCCACAAGCTAATGTTTCATTTTCAACTCCTTTTTCATAAGTTCTTACTTGAAATGTATGGTTGTTAATTTTTTCTACAAAATTTACGTTGCTACCAACACCTTGGTATGAATTTCTAATTTTTTGTCCGTTTTTAACTACTGGGTAATTTTCTAAGTCAGAAACCATTTCTACATGGTGTTGAGTTCCAGTATAAAGAAAAACACTATTTTCTGTAACTTTAATATCT encodes:
- a CDS encoding GNAT family N-acetyltransferase, whose amino-acid sequence is MLLSTNKTILRALEPEDLEFLFEIENNELFWEISHTQTPFSKYILKQYIENAHLDIYETKQLRLLIEEKKSKNSIGMIDLFDFDPQHKRAGIGILIHPEYQNKGFASDALSMIINYCFKHLNLHQLYANITIDNDKSFSLFNKFKFEKIGVKKDWILSNGKYKDELLVQRIQSK
- the dapF gene encoding diaminopimelate epimerase codes for the protein MKIEFIKYQGTGNDFVMIDNRNLFFPANNIDLIAKICNRNFGIGADGVILIENNSDFDFRMRYFNADGSETFCGNGARCAVAFAKKLGIVSNQTNFTAVDGPHFASIHNEIISLKMIDVQDIKVTENSVFLYTGTQHHVEMVSDLENYPVVKNGQKIRNSYQGVGSNVNFVEKINNHTFQVRTYEKGVENETLACGTGVTAVAIAMHKTNKTSENKISLPVQGGKLEVSFSENNGLYSNIFLTGPATFVFSGLIEL